CCCGGCACGTACCGTGTCTGGACGCGGGCGACGCCGGCCTAGGCCGGCAGCCCCTTGGAGAAGGCGAACATGCCGGGAAGGTAGAGGGAATCCGTGGACTTGCCGGCCTCCTCCACCTCCCGGCACTCGGCCTCGTCCCGGTGCTTTATCTCCTGTGGGGCAGAGCACAAGGTGCGCGGTGACGGCACTGCCACGCTCTGCGGCACGTGCGCGGTTCATGGcagtgcacgcgtgtgtgtgcacgtgtgtgcgcgtgtgtgtgcatgcgtgtgtgcacgcGTAGCCGCAGGGAACCGCACCGACAGCCCCCGCCCGGGGCAGCTCACCTTCACAGCCAGGTGgtggctggggccgcagttgtaGTACTTATCCAGCACCTTGGGGACATCGCCGCTGTCGAACTTGAAACACGCCACGCAGGCCGGCTTCCTCTGCGGAGACAACACGGCTGTCACCAccggagccggccccggccccccttCCCCGCCTGGCCGCAGGACACGCTGCCGTGTGGGGGTGACGCCGCCCCGCTCCGGTGTGGGGACGGGGCGGCCGGCTCAGCGGGGCATTTGCGCTCTGCGCTCACCTTGCCTTCTACCACCTTGCAGTTCTGCCTCCTCGCATCCCTCTTCCTGCAGGCCGTCTGCGCGAGGTTGACCCGCAGCTGGACGAACGTCCCCGACGGGTCCTCCTGGTGCGAGAGGGAGAGCCGCCCTGAGACGcgggacaggacgggacggggagggggctgccctgcGGACGGAGGGCTCTGCGCAGGAGACCCAAAACCGGGTGTATTTGGGGGTCACTCCATGAGCCACAGAggcagggcacagccagggggGAGGGATAATCCAGAGCACAAGGGAAAGGCTAAATGAAGAGATGCAATTTTAGGGGACCGCCCCCCCATCGCTGCTGTTGGCTCGGTCACAGACATCGCTTCTACCTGCAGCAGAGAGAAGGGATGGGGATGTCTGCGGAAAGAAGAGAGGCGGGAGCTGCCTGGGCTGTTGTTGCCGCGCTCCTGAATTCCTCGGGAAACGTGCCGAAGCCGGACCAGGCGGTGTCCCGAATTGCACACTGGGTTTTACTTCCCAAgaccacaagaaaaggttctGCGCTACCTGCGAGCGTGACACGGGCCCCGCAGGCAGCCCTGTCCCGTGCTGTGCCGGCCCCGGCATCCCCACGGCAGGGGACACAGCCGCTGTGTCCCGTGGGGAGAAAGCCCACTCCCTCCGGGCTGCACCCGGGAATCACCCCATGGCCGGGCACCAGGAGCCGCTCGATCCGCTTCTGGCCACGGCACGGGGTTAATGAGTAGCCGAGCTCTGCCAGGCGGTGCCACGTGCCCCTGCcgatccgcccgcctgcccgcgAGCTCGGAGCCGAGGTCTCTGCCGCCAAACGGCGGCACCGGCCGGGGTGCCCGGTCCCGGGCTCGTGGTGCCACCCCCGAGGTGCCACGCAGCTTCCCACCCCCTCCCTGCCGGCCCCACGGACGCCGGGACGAGCGGCGCCCACCGCCCCGCTCTCCGCACTCACTCGTTCGACAGCTCCTTCCACCGACTGCTCCTTGAAGTAGTGGTGCACGTTGCTCCGGCCGTGGAAGTAGTCCAGCACCTCCTTCACCACGCGCCTCTGCAGCGGGGACTGGCTGGCGGCAGCCAGGGCCAGGAAGCCCAGGGCCAGGGCCACCAGGCACTTCATCCCTGCCGGGAGGCTCTGCCGGGGCCGTCTGACCCCGTGGAGCGTCACTGATAGACCCGCTGTTGATTTTGGTCTCTCATTAACTGATTTCCTGGGAACTGCCCCTTCCCGCCCCCGGGCCAGCCCCGAACTCGGCCTGCACAGCCCCCCCGGCCGGAGGAACGGGGAGGAGGGGCCGGGCACCGCCACGGCGGTTTGGCTGGACGTGAGCAGGCGGAGAGGAGGTGGGAGTCGTCCTGGGGAAACGCCAGACGCGCGCGGCGGCGCACGGCATGCTCGGAGCCGCCCTGCCGTGTCCGGTGGAGCCGGGCAGCACCGGCTGCTCCTCgcctccctgctctcccctccgGGGCAGCGACCGTGCATCGGGAGTTGCTACGTCCCTGGATGCTCTCCCCGGCTCCCCAGCCAGCACCAGCAGGGCTCTGTATAACGGCACAGCAGGGACAGGCTATGGGCGTCTCCCCAGCCACACCACAAGCCACATGAAGAGAAAGAATAAACACACGCCCGGCCCCTTTGGCCAGCAACGCGGCAAGCACGCGGGGTCCGCGCCCTCCGAACCATCTTCCCTGGCTCTGTCCTGCCCTGTTGAATGCATCCCCGGTTTGCAGCTTTCCCACCCTTTTTGGCTGCGCGGGCTGATTTTTTCCGTGACGTTTTTTGGGAGCAAAACATCCAGTTTTATCTGAAAGCCAACAGAGCTTCCTCCCAGGGTGCCGCAAACAAACAGGCCACGGAGCGGCCCGCCGCGGCGTCCCGCCCCGCTCGCGGCCACCCGGCTCTCATCTGCCGCCAAGGCCCGGCGGGAGGCGAGGCCTCCTCCCCGCGCAGCGGGAGACAGGAGCGTGCTCGGAGGATGAGTCCCGGGAACGGGTCAAGCAGCCGCAATCCTGCA
This Dromaius novaehollandiae isolate bDroNov1 chromosome 2, bDroNov1.hap1, whole genome shotgun sequence DNA region includes the following protein-coding sequences:
- the RARRES2 gene encoding retinoic acid receptor responder protein 2, encoding MHGRCPGGESREARSSRCCPAPPDTAGRLRACRAPPRASGVSPGRLPPPLRLLTSSQTAVAVPGPSSPFLRPGGLCRPSSGLARGREGAVPRKSVNERPKSTAGLSVTLHGVRRPRQSLPAGMKCLVALALGFLALAAASQSPLQRRVVKEVLDYFHGRSNVHHYFKEQSVEGAVEREDPSGTFVQLRVNLAQTACRKRDARRQNCKVVEGKRKPACVACFKFDSGDVPKVLDKYYNCGPSHHLAVKEIKHRDEAECREVEEAGKSTDSLYLPGMFAFSKGLPA